One Nitrospirae bacterium YQR-1 DNA window includes the following coding sequences:
- the glgB gene encoding 1,4-alpha-glucan branching protein GlgB, translated as MEFNDHVNAILGSCHADPFSILGVHPIKFDNKDAVAVRAFLPGSKELYVVRKDEKKIYQCTKIRAEGFYEAIVERVSEVFPYRLKAVMDDGAEIEYDDPYSFLPVLTDFDLHLMSEGTHYKKYEKLGAHVMEIDEIKGVFFAVWAPNAARVSVIGDFNNWDGRRHQMRLRGIFGVWEIFIPALQEGDVYKFEIKGKYNNYIGIKSDPYGFYAEVRPKSASIVHNINKYKWNDDKWMEERSGRNWLEEPCSTYEVHLSSWKQVPEEGMPRWLTYREMADQLVSYVKEIGYTHIELLPVQEHPLDASWGYQPVGYFAPTSRFGTPEDFMYLIDMCHQNGIGVIMDWVPAHFPRDSHGLSYFDGTALYEHADPRRGEHKEWGTLIFNYGRNEVTNFLIANALFWLDKYHLDGLRVDAVASMLYLDYSKKHGEWLPNQYGGKENLEAIAMLKRFNEVVHTYHPGVLTIAEESTAWPMVSRPTYLGGLGFSLKWNMGWMHDILSYFQKEPIHRRYHHNNLTFALLYAFTENFVNVLSHDEVVYLKRSMLDKMPGDMWQKFANLRLLYAYMYAQPGKKLLFMGGEFGQWKEWNFETSLDWHLLEYEPHQKLLNFVKELNHMYKQERALYEVDFSHEGFEWIDFNDYSNSIVSFMRKSKNTDEVIICVFNLTPVPRLNYRIGVPYEGFYKEILNSDSERFWGGNIGNWGGFHADHVWWQNRPFSLSAQLPPLGAVFFKHIKEQPIEVKTEQPVEVKKEQVVEIENTKPAEIIKEQPIEIKKEQPIEIKKEQPIEIKKEQPIEIKKEQPIEIKKEAPVEVKKEAPVDANEAVEAKKEQPADVKKETKTKKRK; from the coding sequence ATGGAGTTTAATGACCACGTTAATGCGATACTTGGCTCGTGCCATGCTGACCCTTTTTCCATTTTGGGGGTTCATCCGATTAAGTTTGATAATAAAGATGCCGTAGCAGTGAGGGCATTCCTGCCGGGCAGTAAAGAGCTTTATGTAGTCAGAAAAGATGAAAAAAAGATTTACCAGTGCACAAAGATAAGGGCGGAGGGATTTTATGAGGCTATCGTGGAGCGAGTTTCCGAGGTCTTTCCGTACAGACTAAAAGCTGTAATGGACGATGGCGCAGAAATAGAGTACGACGATCCATACTCATTTTTGCCTGTATTGACTGATTTTGATTTGCACCTGATGAGCGAGGGCACCCATTACAAAAAATATGAAAAGCTTGGTGCCCATGTGATGGAAATAGACGAAATAAAGGGAGTGTTTTTTGCCGTATGGGCGCCTAATGCTGCAAGAGTAAGCGTAATAGGGGATTTCAACAACTGGGACGGCAGACGCCATCAGATGAGATTAAGGGGCATCTTTGGGGTTTGGGAAATATTTATTCCCGCCTTGCAGGAGGGTGATGTTTATAAGTTTGAGATAAAGGGTAAATATAATAATTATATAGGCATAAAGTCAGACCCATATGGTTTTTATGCCGAGGTGCGTCCTAAGAGTGCCTCTATTGTGCATAACATAAATAAGTACAAGTGGAATGATGATAAGTGGATGGAGGAGAGGTCGGGGAGGAATTGGCTTGAGGAGCCATGCAGCACGTATGAGGTGCACTTGTCATCATGGAAACAAGTGCCGGAGGAGGGGATGCCCCGCTGGCTTACATACAGAGAAATGGCTGACCAGTTGGTTTCATATGTAAAGGAGATTGGATATACACACATCGAATTGCTTCCGGTACAGGAGCATCCGCTGGATGCCTCATGGGGGTATCAGCCTGTAGGGTATTTTGCCCCGACAAGCCGTTTCGGAACTCCTGAAGATTTTATGTATTTAATAGACATGTGCCATCAAAACGGCATAGGAGTAATAATGGACTGGGTACCGGCGCATTTTCCAAGAGACTCGCACGGCCTGTCCTATTTTGACGGTACAGCGCTTTACGAACATGCTGACCCCAGACGTGGTGAGCACAAAGAGTGGGGCACTCTCATATTTAACTATGGTAGAAACGAGGTAACAAACTTCTTAATAGCAAATGCCTTATTTTGGCTGGATAAATATCATTTGGATGGTTTGAGGGTGGATGCCGTGGCCTCTATGCTATATCTTGATTACTCGAAAAAGCATGGAGAGTGGCTGCCTAACCAATATGGAGGTAAGGAAAACCTTGAGGCAATAGCAATGCTTAAGAGATTTAACGAGGTGGTACACACCTATCATCCTGGAGTATTGACGATAGCCGAGGAGTCAACGGCGTGGCCTATGGTCTCAAGACCTACGTATCTGGGAGGCCTCGGTTTTAGCCTTAAGTGGAACATGGGGTGGATGCACGATATTTTATCATACTTCCAGAAAGAACCTATTCACAGGCGTTATCATCACAACAATCTGACTTTTGCCCTGCTTTATGCTTTTACGGAAAACTTTGTAAATGTGCTTTCCCACGATGAGGTAGTGTATTTGAAACGTTCCATGCTGGATAAGATGCCCGGGGATATGTGGCAGAAGTTTGCAAACCTAAGGCTTCTCTACGCCTACATGTATGCTCAGCCCGGGAAAAAACTTCTGTTTATGGGCGGGGAGTTTGGACAGTGGAAGGAGTGGAACTTCGAAACCAGTCTTGACTGGCATTTACTGGAGTATGAACCGCATCAGAAACTTCTAAATTTTGTAAAGGAACTTAACCATATGTACAAGCAAGAGAGGGCCCTTTATGAGGTTGATTTCAGCCACGAGGGCTTTGAGTGGATAGACTTTAATGACTATAGCAACAGTATTGTATCATTTATGAGAAAGTCAAAAAATACAGATGAAGTAATAATCTGTGTATTTAATTTAACGCCTGTGCCAAGATTAAACTACAGAATCGGGGTACCTTATGAGGGATTTTATAAGGAGATATTAAACAGTGATTCAGAGCGTTTTTGGGGCGGCAATATAGGCAACTGGGGCGGGTTTCATGCCGATCACGTATGGTGGCAGAACAGGCCGTTTTCGCTTTCTGCGCAGCTTCCCCCACTTGGTGCAGTGTTTTTCAAACACATAAAGGAACAGCCGATAGAGGTTAAGACAGAGCAACCTGTAGAAGTAAAGAAAGAGCAGGTAGTTGAAATTGAGAACACTAAACCTGCAGAGATAATAAAAGAACAGCCGATAGAGATTAAGAAAGAACAGCCGATAGAGATTAAGAAAGAACAGCCGATAGAGATTAAGAAAGAACAGCCGATAGAGATTAAGAAAGAACAGCCGATAGAGATTAAGAAAGAAGCTCCGGTTGAGGTTAAAAAAGAAGCTCCTGTTGATGCAAATGAAGCTGTTGAGGCTAAAAAGGAGCAGCCGGCGGATGTAAAAAAAGAAACTAAGACTAAAAAGCGGAAGTAG
- a CDS encoding zonular occludens toxin domain-containing protein, translated as MIHFITGKPGGGKSYYAVYKIVEEYFVLDKESGEYKKKSPVCIVSNIDNFKLKDIDLRTAVSKHGLNGVFNESYIHAIRDEVNFGKDVHVIYVVDEAQVMFPADFKERDILTFFEYHRHYGMDIWLITQNSIKVTREIRVLSEYMIVAIPISRRLNRKKFQYKWMSDKDLIKKESLPIDNNIFSLYTSFVYKPKSISFNIFTRVFVILVLLLILLFVSWKVFKKSFAPPKPKTPPVVAPTPVPRGKAKFYEETPEDFKSRSAPINPSDSRPSGKSPGKRNDFSEKFGCDIYEELVTGSGEGVLQRCLIFAANVSWQGGTLVLSKYVKLEVPYKKEDKIPRSVSQRPESQVNSNVTPVYPPQEVGKPETDNNVSNKPITP; from the coding sequence ATGATTCATTTTATTACCGGCAAGCCCGGTGGTGGTAAGTCTTATTATGCAGTTTATAAGATTGTAGAAGAGTATTTTGTTTTAGATAAAGAATCTGGTGAGTATAAAAAGAAATCTCCTGTGTGTATAGTTTCAAATATAGATAATTTTAAACTTAAAGATATTGACCTCCGTACTGCTGTTTCTAAGCATGGTTTAAATGGTGTTTTTAATGAGTCTTATATTCATGCTATTCGAGATGAAGTTAATTTTGGTAAAGATGTACATGTTATTTATGTAGTTGATGAAGCACAGGTTATGTTTCCGGCAGATTTTAAGGAACGTGATATTTTAACTTTTTTTGAATATCATCGTCATTATGGTATGGATATCTGGCTTATTACTCAGAATTCAATTAAGGTAACACGTGAAATAAGAGTATTGTCTGAGTATATGATTGTTGCAATTCCAATTTCTCGCCGTCTTAATCGTAAAAAATTTCAGTACAAGTGGATGTCAGATAAGGATTTAATAAAGAAAGAAAGTTTGCCGATTGATAATAATATTTTTTCTTTGTATACCAGCTTTGTGTATAAACCTAAATCTATATCTTTCAATATATTTACTCGAGTTTTTGTTATTTTGGTTTTGCTTTTAATTTTACTTTTTGTTAGTTGGAAGGTTTTCAAAAAGTCTTTTGCGCCACCTAAGCCTAAAACTCCTCCTGTCGTTGCTCCTACGCCTGTGCCACGTGGAAAGGCTAAATTTTATGAGGAGACTCCAGAGGATTTTAAGTCAAGGTCTGCTCCTATTAATCCATCTGATTCTCGTCCTTCTGGTAAATCTCCTGGTAAGCGTAACGATTTTTCAGAAAAGTTTGGATGTGATATTTACGAGGAGTTGGTAACTGGTTCAGGTGAGGGTGTTCTTCAGAGATGTTTGATTTTTGCAGCTAACGTCAGTTGGCAGGGTGGAACTTTGGTTCTTAGTAAATATGTTAAGTTGGAAGTGCCTTATAAAAAAGAGGATAAGATTCCACGGTCTGTTTCTCAACGTCCAGAGTCTCAGGTTAATTCAAATGTTACTCCTGTTTATCCGCCTCAGGAAGTTGGAAAGCCTGAAACTGATAACAATGTTTCTAATAAGCCGATTACTCCTTGA
- a CDS encoding type II toxin-antitoxin system HicA family toxin: MKFSELVRLLEADGFRIVKEKGSIRYYNKSGWPKLVRIDYHGSKEVPKGTCNAILKSAGLKIGGIL; the protein is encoded by the coding sequence ATGAAGTTTAGTGAATTAGTAAGATTACTTGAGGCCGATGGGTTCAGGATTGTAAAAGAAAAAGGCTCTATAAGATATTATAATAAATCTGGTTGGCCTAAACTGGTTAGAATAGACTATCATGGTTCAAAAGAAGTTCCTAAAGGTACTTGCAATGCTATATTGAAATCAGCAGGTTTAAAGATTGGAGGGATATTATGA
- a CDS encoding type II toxin-antitoxin system HicB family antitoxin, whose amino-acid sequence MIELEYSLIIEATQEPDYFGFYSPELEGFTGIGHSVEDCLYKAKYAMKEHIDLLRETGLPVPPKSPNPKIIIQNEPEMSVA is encoded by the coding sequence ATGATAGAATTAGAGTATTCTTTAATAATTGAGGCTACACAAGAACCAGACTATTTTGGTTTTTACTCTCCTGAGTTAGAAGGGTTTACAGGGATTGGTCATTCCGTTGAAGATTGTTTGTATAAAGCAAAATATGCAATGAAAGAGCATATAGATTTGCTGCGAGAAACGGGCTTACCAGTACCGCCTAAAAGTCCAAATCCTAAAATTATAATTCAGAATGAGCCTGAAATGTCTGTTGCTTAA
- a CDS encoding HNH endonuclease, with protein sequence MQLLKNLITNKDFFRLLGFVPITFAFALLQRIVREYSNYRKSLTDDEKLLLAKYKQLTKQALKDANYRCERCLSPKKIEVHYIENSDKSEDFTIKNFAVLCKKCHEIAHEEGNENKKENIKPPYGKTEGYLDNKEVLTPWQDHRELQVKPAPKMTYNEYLESPEWKQLSKEAKKKADYKCERCSSAMNLEAHHTRYSNNWPNDNIENIVVLCDNCHEFIHKKDNKDKKDV encoded by the coding sequence GTGCAATTACTTAAAAACCTAATAACAAACAAAGATTTCTTTAGACTTTTAGGATTCGTTCCTATTACATTTGCTTTTGCTCTTTTACAAAGAATAGTAAGAGAATACTCAAATTATCGAAAATCTTTGACTGATGATGAAAAATTACTTTTAGCCAAATATAAACAACTAACAAAACAAGCCCTAAAAGACGCTAATTATAGATGTGAGAGATGCTTATCTCCTAAAAAAATAGAAGTCCACTATATTGAAAACTCTGATAAATCAGAAGATTTTACTATAAAAAACTTTGCTGTTCTATGCAAAAAGTGCCACGAAATTGCTCATGAGGAAGGTAACGAAAACAAAAAAGAAAATATTAAACCTCCCTACGGCAAGACCGAAGGATATCTAGACAACAAGGAAGTATTAACCCCATGGCAAGACCACAGAGAATTACAAGTTAAACCAGCCCCAAAAATGACGTACAACGAATACTTAGAATCACCTGAATGGAAACAACTAAGTAAAGAAGCTAAAAAGAAAGCAGATTATAAATGTGAAAGATGTTCATCAGCTATGAACCTTGAAGCACACCACACAAGATACTCCAACAACTGGCCAAACGACAACATAGAAAATATAGTAGTATTATGCGATAACTGCCATGAATTTATTCACAAAAAAGATAATAAAGATAAAAAAGACGTTTAA
- a CDS encoding helix-turn-helix domain-containing protein: protein MSRENIINTHTIGDRIKKIRHILNLKQKDMAEILSVGQSLISLIENNSINLTSEHFIILTNKLKININWLLTGEGEILKNETIQKTKNNSEEDIINWIKKFWKDANEDEKSWLKIQFKKCFTEYQDWLNKKEQEDKEKDKQ, encoded by the coding sequence ATGTCAAGAGAAAATATTATTAATACTCATACAATAGGAGACCGAATAAAAAAAATAAGACATATTTTAAATCTTAAACAAAAAGATATGGCTGAAATCCTCTCTGTAGGGCAAAGTTTAATATCATTAATAGAAAACAATTCTATTAATTTAACATCAGAACATTTTATTATCCTTACAAATAAATTAAAAATTAATATCAATTGGCTTTTAACTGGTGAAGGTGAAATACTAAAAAACGAGACAATACAAAAAACTAAAAATAATTCAGAAGAAGATATCATTAACTGGATAAAAAAATTTTGGAAAGATGCAAACGAAGACGAGAAATCATGGCTAAAGATACAATTTAAAAAATGCTTTACTGAATACCAAGACTGGCTTAACAAAAAAGAACAGGAGGATAAGGAAAAAGATAAACAGTAA